From a region of the Aeoliella mucimassa genome:
- a CDS encoding VOC family protein has protein sequence MKRLTGIGGVFFKAKDPKALAEWYRVHLGMDIESWGGMSFSWVTPDNPTGTGSTVWNAFPAETKYFAPSDANFMVNYRVADLHSLLAALRDEGCQVEDKIEESEFGKFGWVIDPEGNKLELWEPPAGS, from the coding sequence ATGAAGCGGTTGACAGGAATCGGTGGTGTGTTCTTCAAGGCAAAAGACCCGAAAGCACTAGCAGAGTGGTATCGCGTGCACCTTGGCATGGACATCGAGTCGTGGGGCGGTATGTCGTTCTCGTGGGTGACACCCGATAACCCCACCGGCACGGGGTCGACCGTTTGGAATGCCTTTCCCGCAGAGACGAAGTACTTTGCTCCCAGCGACGCAAACTTCATGGTGAACTACCGGGTCGCGGACCTACATAGCCTGCTAGCTGCGCTTCGCGACGAAGGCTGCCAGGTGGAAGACAAAATCGAGGAATCGGAATTCGGAAAGTTCGGCTGGGTGATCGATCCCGAGGGGAATAAGCTGGAACTCTGGGAACCACCGGCCGGTTCGTAG
- a CDS encoding IS110 family RNA-guided transposase: protein MKYVGADLHKKTVSLCVVEWHDHSTRVVQRKRLRCDEPDQIGEFLASLGEFCITVEATIGYDWFAALAEPLARRVVIAHPHKLRVIADSTRKSDKIDAQTLADFLAHNMIPEAWRATPRVRQHRSLIRRRQKVQNRITSIKTTIRALLTRYNADRRDLFTRIGRKALRQFQFLDEERWLVDDLLEDLDQARHHLANVDCRLREFAERAPLAEREAREVLATLPGAGPVTINVLLAELGDWRRFTSGDAVVAFAGLSPGFRESDGHRKALGITKAGSPLLRWAMIQLAHRVKQSSSRWRTTFERLSQRTGKKKATCAIARRLLLVVHAMLRDGRAYQFAAAK from the coding sequence ATGAAGTACGTTGGTGCCGATTTGCATAAGAAGACCGTTAGCCTGTGCGTGGTCGAATGGCACGACCACTCCACGCGAGTCGTCCAGCGAAAGCGACTACGCTGCGACGAGCCCGATCAGATCGGCGAGTTCCTCGCCTCGCTCGGGGAGTTTTGCATCACCGTCGAGGCGACCATCGGCTACGACTGGTTTGCGGCCCTGGCCGAACCGCTGGCCCGGCGGGTGGTGATCGCCCACCCCCATAAACTCCGCGTCATCGCCGACAGCACTCGCAAGAGCGACAAGATCGATGCCCAGACGCTGGCCGACTTTCTGGCTCACAACATGATCCCCGAAGCGTGGCGAGCCACGCCCCGCGTGCGGCAACATCGCTCGCTGATCCGCCGACGGCAGAAGGTGCAGAATCGCATCACCTCGATCAAGACCACGATTCGCGCGCTATTGACCCGTTACAACGCCGACCGCCGCGACCTGTTCACTCGCATCGGGCGGAAGGCCCTCAGACAGTTTCAATTTCTCGACGAAGAACGGTGGCTCGTTGACGACCTGTTGGAAGACCTCGACCAGGCCCGGCACCACTTGGCGAACGTCGATTGCCGGTTGCGTGAGTTCGCCGAGCGGGCACCGCTGGCCGAACGCGAAGCCCGCGAGGTGTTGGCCACGCTTCCCGGCGCAGGTCCGGTGACCATCAACGTGCTACTGGCCGAGTTGGGCGACTGGCGACGGTTTACTAGCGGCGATGCGGTGGTCGCCTTTGCGGGACTGTCGCCCGGGTTCCGCGAAAGCGATGGCCACCGCAAGGCCTTGGGCATCACCAAAGCGGGCTCGCCGCTGTTGCGGTGGGCGATGATTCAACTGGCCCACCGGGTCAAGCAATCGAGCAGCCGCTGGCGGACGACCTTCGAGCGATTAAGCCAACGCACCGGCAAGAAAAAGGCGACCTGTGCGATTGCCCGGCGACTGCTCTTGGTCGTCCACGCCATGCTCCGCGACGGACGAGCCTACCAGTTTGCCGCGGCCAAGTAG
- a CDS encoding polysaccharide pyruvyl transferase family protein — MNRRHFLRCTGLAALGLGLKPTMAASPTRAPRILLRSSWQTENIGDIAHTPGVLSMLQQYLPEAEITLWPSSVDNGVREMLLSHFPKLKIASRDSEELKHVFDECDFLLHGSGPTIVAERDLLRWRESTGKPYGIYGITFSAKESTSTSARSDSALARSVDVLSQAKFVYFRDSTSLALAKSLGAESPVMEFGPDGAFACDLRDPERADTFLANYGLEPNKFLCCIPRLRYTPYWLVKENAKYNLQKHARNEEMKEHDHAPLRESIVEVVRQTDLKVLICPEDSTQMAVGKEMLYDKLPADVRSRVVWRPDYWLTAEAVSVYVQSAGLFGNEMHSPILCIGHGVPAIVCRFPEQTSKGFMWNDIGLSDWLFDHDSPEDQQNIVPRVLDMAKHPEAAKAKAAKARAFVMQRMKSSMEVLRQELLG; from the coding sequence ATGAACCGTCGACATTTTCTTCGCTGCACTGGCTTGGCTGCGTTGGGGCTTGGTCTAAAGCCAACAATGGCTGCTTCGCCCACCCGTGCCCCACGCATTCTGTTGCGATCTTCGTGGCAGACCGAAAACATTGGCGACATCGCACACACGCCAGGCGTGCTGTCGATGCTGCAACAGTACTTGCCGGAAGCAGAAATTACTCTCTGGCCGTCGAGCGTCGATAACGGCGTACGCGAAATGCTGTTGAGCCACTTCCCGAAGTTGAAAATTGCTTCGCGAGATAGCGAGGAATTAAAGCATGTCTTTGACGAGTGCGACTTCCTTCTACATGGTTCGGGTCCTACGATCGTCGCCGAGCGAGATCTGCTGCGTTGGCGTGAGTCGACCGGCAAGCCTTATGGTATTTACGGAATCACTTTTTCGGCAAAGGAGTCGACTTCGACCTCGGCGAGATCCGATTCGGCCCTCGCCCGTTCCGTCGATGTGCTGAGTCAAGCAAAGTTTGTCTACTTCCGCGATAGCACCTCGCTGGCCTTAGCCAAGTCGCTCGGGGCCGAGTCGCCAGTCATGGAGTTTGGCCCCGATGGAGCTTTCGCCTGCGACCTGCGTGATCCGGAGCGAGCCGATACGTTTCTGGCAAACTACGGATTGGAGCCCAACAAGTTTCTCTGCTGCATTCCACGACTACGCTATACCCCCTACTGGCTGGTGAAAGAGAACGCCAAGTACAACCTCCAGAAGCACGCCCGCAACGAGGAGATGAAAGAGCACGATCACGCCCCACTACGGGAATCGATCGTCGAAGTCGTAAGGCAAACCGATCTCAAGGTACTCATCTGCCCCGAAGACAGCACCCAAATGGCGGTGGGCAAAGAGATGCTGTACGACAAGCTTCCTGCCGATGTTCGGAGTCGTGTTGTCTGGCGACCCGATTACTGGCTCACCGCCGAGGCCGTGAGCGTGTACGTTCAGAGCGCGGGCCTATTCGGCAACGAAATGCACTCGCCGATCCTGTGCATCGGTCATGGAGTGCCGGCCATTGTCTGTCGCTTCCCCGAGCAAACCAGCAAAGGCTTCATGTGGAACGACATCGGCTTAAGCGACTGGCTCTTCGACCACGACTCGCCGGAGGACCAACAGAACATCGTGCCGAGGGTGCTCGACATGGCCAAACACCCCGAAGCTGCCAAAGCCAAGGCGGCCAAAGCTAGAGCGTTTGTCATGCAACGGATGAAGTCGAGCATGGAGGTGCTTCGTCAGGAACTGCTGGGCTAA
- a CDS encoding serine/threonine-protein kinase, with amino-acid sequence MTTTSPTSADDDWTAVDTIIDRFEQARRDSQVVRLEDFLPAADDPIYPQAAAELIRVDLEYCWNEGAAKRLADYQEIAPRLFSDTLTLSQVAFEEFRLRLQAGEPITAAAYEEEYGVDTSDWPIIGHSASTVGLESSEPASDFDSDYPAAGDDFAGFRLVREIGRGAFARVFLAEQNDLARRPVVLKLSRRRSLEPEHLARLQHTNIVPIYSVHEADGLVAVCMPFLGERTLAHITSDSSNTATPDSIALALQSTIARHHEDTIVGVTPSIEPLASSDSRTESTATQASTVSTAPALQVVRDVAIGLSHAHVRGIVHRDLKPANILIADDGRPMLLDFNLSDDAAVNGLASLTIGGTLPYMAPEHLQAVRHGGDVDHQADIYSLGVILYELLAAARPFADRKGDFEQVVDGCIADRRSPLASLRNIQPAVTPSVDAIVSKCLAPRSEDRYQSADHLAEDLSRQLSDLPLLYASNPSLVERAAKWRRRHPKLMSATTAGVLGLLLAAVFAGLWIARANQLSQLEARQHFAEFRDSLPPVRMALSLPDSDRDLLIEGLQVAEQATDMVLDSAVESWQTSRDYKLLSSDVQHQLDEYLAEVFYLQARAERILSQDATRPEMANRWLERAMQHNRLAASIVGADSYAIASQKHTIAELMGQESSLPSDLSMVSEGPLDDYLTAQQLLAEHHYSEAAARLKQLRELHPTDPVVWLLLGNALVGLGELADVEAAFSTAMALEPRSYVAQFHRGLCRLQRGQPLQGLEDFDAILARQPKLVSALLNSALCYEAAGNLSASVADLTAAIDTNEAPPRALLLRSRVKQQMGDTVGAEADRLAGVALVPVDETGWIARGIAQLDTNPQAALADFRTALARNPKSVDAWKNVVHVTADRLNQPEDALAALNEWLAIEPENANAMIGRAVLYARLKQNEKARNDIEDALNLSREPVILFQAACAYSLMAGSDPTTIDQGVALLSRAFDLDLHLLYRAGTDADLATLRNTKSYQQLMSAYQALGEVKRDLNKPPPDQNTAADTEH; translated from the coding sequence ATGACAACGACTTCCCCTACTTCCGCGGACGACGACTGGACTGCGGTCGATACGATCATCGATCGTTTCGAGCAGGCGCGCCGCGATTCGCAGGTCGTTCGCTTGGAAGACTTCCTCCCTGCAGCCGACGACCCGATCTACCCACAGGCCGCGGCCGAACTGATACGTGTCGACCTCGAGTACTGCTGGAATGAGGGAGCAGCCAAGCGACTTGCTGACTACCAAGAGATTGCCCCCCGCTTGTTCAGCGACACGCTAACGTTGTCGCAAGTTGCCTTTGAGGAGTTCCGCCTGCGTTTGCAAGCCGGCGAGCCGATAACTGCCGCCGCGTACGAAGAGGAGTATGGCGTCGACACCAGCGATTGGCCCATCATTGGTCACTCAGCTAGCACAGTTGGGCTCGAGTCATCGGAACCTGCAAGCGACTTCGACAGCGACTATCCCGCAGCCGGCGACGACTTCGCCGGCTTTCGACTTGTACGAGAGATCGGCCGTGGGGCTTTTGCCCGAGTGTTTCTGGCCGAACAAAACGATCTGGCTCGCAGGCCGGTGGTGCTGAAACTCTCGCGGCGGCGTTCGCTGGAACCGGAGCATCTCGCCCGCTTGCAGCATACGAACATCGTGCCGATCTATTCGGTTCACGAAGCGGATGGACTGGTTGCTGTTTGCATGCCGTTTCTCGGCGAGCGGACCTTGGCCCACATTACTAGCGATAGCTCGAACACAGCGACGCCTGACTCGATTGCATTGGCCCTGCAAAGCACGATTGCCCGCCACCACGAGGATACGATTGTGGGAGTAACGCCATCGATCGAACCGTTGGCTTCGTCCGATTCGCGAACAGAGTCCACCGCGACTCAGGCGAGCACGGTATCCACAGCGCCGGCGTTGCAAGTAGTGCGCGATGTCGCCATCGGATTGAGTCACGCCCACGTACGGGGGATCGTCCACCGCGACTTGAAACCAGCGAACATCCTGATAGCCGACGATGGGCGGCCGATGCTGCTCGATTTCAATCTGTCGGACGATGCCGCGGTGAACGGATTGGCCTCGCTCACGATTGGCGGAACGCTTCCTTACATGGCGCCCGAACACCTGCAAGCGGTGCGTCACGGCGGTGACGTGGATCACCAGGCCGACATTTATTCGCTCGGGGTCATACTCTACGAACTGCTGGCGGCCGCGCGGCCCTTTGCCGATCGAAAAGGGGATTTCGAGCAGGTGGTCGATGGCTGCATCGCCGACCGCAGGTCACCTCTTGCCAGCTTACGAAACATTCAGCCTGCGGTTACTCCCTCGGTCGACGCGATTGTCAGTAAGTGTCTCGCGCCGCGCTCAGAGGATCGTTATCAATCGGCCGATCACCTGGCCGAAGACCTTTCGCGACAACTGAGCGACCTTCCGCTACTGTACGCTAGCAATCCTTCGCTTGTGGAGCGGGCTGCTAAATGGCGGCGTCGGCACCCGAAACTGATGTCGGCCACCACCGCGGGCGTGTTGGGACTGCTTCTGGCCGCGGTGTTTGCGGGATTGTGGATCGCCCGGGCGAATCAATTGTCACAGCTGGAAGCCCGGCAGCATTTCGCCGAGTTCCGCGACTCGCTCCCGCCGGTTCGCATGGCGTTAAGCTTACCCGATAGCGATCGCGATTTGCTGATCGAAGGATTGCAAGTCGCCGAGCAGGCGACCGACATGGTTCTAGATTCCGCCGTTGAATCGTGGCAAACTTCCCGTGATTACAAGCTGCTCTCCAGCGACGTTCAACACCAGTTGGACGAGTATCTGGCGGAAGTGTTTTACCTGCAAGCAAGGGCGGAGCGAATCCTGTCCCAGGACGCGACGCGACCGGAGATGGCCAACCGCTGGCTCGAGAGGGCGATGCAGCATAACCGCTTGGCGGCTTCGATCGTAGGCGCCGACTCCTACGCGATCGCCTCCCAAAAGCATACGATTGCGGAACTGATGGGGCAGGAATCGTCGCTTCCCAGCGATCTCTCCATGGTTTCCGAGGGGCCTCTCGACGACTACTTAACCGCCCAACAACTGCTGGCCGAGCATCACTATAGCGAAGCGGCAGCGCGATTAAAGCAACTTCGCGAACTTCACCCGACCGATCCGGTGGTCTGGCTGCTGCTTGGCAACGCACTCGTAGGACTTGGCGAACTGGCCGACGTCGAGGCGGCATTCTCCACGGCCATGGCACTGGAACCGCGTTCGTATGTCGCGCAGTTCCACCGTGGTCTTTGCCGATTACAGCGCGGGCAACCACTGCAGGGGTTGGAGGATTTTGATGCGATCCTCGCCCGCCAGCCCAAGTTGGTCTCCGCCCTGCTCAATAGCGCGTTGTGCTACGAAGCAGCAGGCAATCTTTCAGCGTCTGTTGCTGATTTGACCGCAGCCATCGATACCAACGAGGCACCGCCACGTGCGCTACTTCTCCGCTCGCGAGTGAAGCAGCAGATGGGAGACACCGTGGGTGCCGAGGCCGATCGGTTGGCCGGTGTCGCTCTGGTTCCGGTCGACGAGACTGGCTGGATTGCTCGCGGGATCGCCCAACTCGATACCAATCCTCAGGCAGCTTTGGCCGACTTCCGCACCGCGCTGGCGCGGAATCCGAAATCGGTTGACGCCTGGAAGAATGTGGTGCATGTCACCGCGGATCGATTGAATCAACCGGAAGACGCCCTTGCCGCGCTCAACGAGTGGCTGGCCATTGAACCTGAGAATGCCAACGCGATGATCGGACGAGCAGTGCTATACGCCCGACTGAAACAGAACGAGAAAGCCCGCAATGATATCGAGGATGCCCTGAACTTGAGTCGCGAGCCGGTTATTCTCTTCCAAGCAGCCTGCGCCTACTCGCTTATGGCAGGTAGCGATCCCACGACCATCGACCAGGGAGTCGCATTATTGAGTCGTGCGTTCGATCTCGACCTGCACCTGCTGTATCGTGCTGGAACCGATGCAGATCTCGCGACTCTACGGAACACAAAGTCGTATCAACAGCTGATGTCGGCCTACCAGGCACTTGGCGAAGTGAAACGCGATCTCAACAAACCACCGCCCGACCAGAATACAGCCGCCGATACGGAACATTGA
- a CDS encoding zinc metalloprotease, with protein sequence MWSYSKASDNSRSTVRRKRLSCERLEPRVVLDASGGLVGVDPHFTLSFTPDGTQVGRETSTLQATFDSIAPTADWQEAILRAFQTWAIHTNADIGLVDDGGQPFGVPAASQHDSRFGDIRIGTSALSPEVGAVSVPINNLGSGSWLTDVIFNTQFDYQSIDDVLAVAMHEAGNVFGLADSAEPLSPLHSHVTPQVLSPTATDIANLQNLHGVRVDDAYENHSREGGSSAGDNDSFANATHLNPAEAYGAAEGTGPTIVYGDLTTLADQDYFVIKVPGDYQGSMSVQLKTQGISLLQPELTVYNANEHQLLQTTSNLVGGALLNAQLPSVSSDQEYYVRVDAATQDIFAIGGYSLSITFDDRNLVDQSLIDDLMSGTYRSLSQDELTTFFDSDDDDHLNEDDHTDDHLAEGVELETTLGFAEGTRYETFASISDASDADVYSIKSPPSDIGLLNVMTVSVRSLDAGGLVPQVTVFTEDRESMGIFVKRGFLGDHHFLLLSDVLFR encoded by the coding sequence GTGTGGTCTTACTCGAAAGCCTCCGACAACTCTCGCAGCACGGTTCGCCGCAAGCGATTGTCGTGCGAGCGACTGGAGCCGCGGGTCGTGTTGGATGCTAGCGGGGGACTCGTGGGGGTCGATCCCCACTTTACGCTCAGCTTCACACCCGATGGCACCCAGGTTGGCCGGGAGACGAGCACGCTCCAAGCCACTTTTGATTCCATCGCCCCGACGGCCGACTGGCAAGAAGCCATCCTGCGGGCCTTCCAAACCTGGGCGATTCACACGAACGCCGACATTGGGTTGGTCGATGACGGAGGGCAACCCTTCGGCGTGCCAGCTGCCAGTCAGCACGACAGCCGCTTTGGCGACATCCGCATCGGCACATCGGCCCTGTCGCCCGAGGTCGGTGCGGTTTCGGTGCCGATCAACAACCTCGGTTCGGGAAGTTGGCTGACCGACGTTATTTTCAACACTCAGTTCGACTATCAATCCATCGACGATGTGCTGGCAGTGGCCATGCACGAAGCGGGCAACGTGTTTGGGCTGGCCGACAGTGCCGAGCCGCTGTCGCCACTTCACAGCCATGTTACGCCGCAAGTGCTATCGCCCACCGCCACCGACATCGCAAATCTCCAGAACCTGCATGGCGTGCGCGTCGACGATGCTTATGAGAATCATAGCAGAGAAGGAGGTTCCTCCGCTGGCGATAACGATTCGTTTGCCAATGCCACGCATCTGAATCCGGCCGAGGCCTACGGCGCTGCCGAAGGCACCGGGCCGACCATCGTGTATGGCGACCTGACCACGCTGGCCGATCAAGATTATTTTGTGATCAAGGTGCCTGGCGACTACCAAGGCAGCATGTCCGTTCAGCTCAAGACACAAGGCATCAGCCTGCTGCAACCAGAGCTCACGGTTTACAACGCGAATGAGCATCAACTACTCCAGACGACTTCCAACTTGGTCGGCGGGGCCTTACTAAATGCCCAGCTCCCCTCGGTTTCGAGCGATCAGGAATACTACGTAAGAGTCGACGCGGCAACTCAAGACATCTTCGCCATTGGTGGATACTCGCTCTCGATCACGTTCGACGATAGGAACTTGGTAGATCAGTCGCTGATCGACGACCTAATGTCGGGAACGTATCGTTCCCTGTCGCAAGACGAGTTGACAACCTTCTTCGACTCGGACGACGACGATCACCTGAACGAAGACGATCACACCGACGACCATCTGGCCGAAGGCGTGGAGCTAGAGACCACGCTCGGCTTCGCAGAAGGGACCCGCTACGAGACGTTTGCCAGCATCTCGGACGCGAGCGATGCGGACGTTTACAGCATCAAGTCGCCGCCGTCGGATATCGGGCTGCTCAACGTGATGACCGTGTCGGTCCGGTCGTTGGATGCTGGTGGTCTTGTTCCGCAGGTGACCGTATTCACCGAGGATAGAGAATCTATGGGAATCTTTGTCAAGCGTGGTTTCTTAGGGGATCATCATTTTCTCCTATTGTCGGATGTTTTATTTCGTTGA
- a CDS encoding dockerin type I repeat-containing protein → MRNLCYAALFAMVVEVTPLHASIYGTMSNFDTYNETEFEAYGAEIELEDIHLGDLSRTFPSNYDSEVITEYNDGNLFGTRIVYSGYNFDNSGFLAPTVGQSTNGHACVATAGCEHFGFSVVGNQPTAARFYWLDADGNRIGNQPAPIPMPTWNYMPGVNGAPNRLQAEVEVEVIEQQPDSIWMKVYKTEIERAVDLAELMSDNGIVPDSIGETETEWELLEGGVMDAAEDELGDGVHAVIRRYEYYEYTGPYDEEHEPTSIFLDQDLPEPPEGELGQFIAANMVAANLEAPARTHGDFNGDGKVDLADYTVWRDSLGSELEYEADANDDGMIDSDDYSVWRTNYGRGIADNAAAVNAVPEPSALAMVLLGGAALLTLRHRTKRRSNSPTLVYLPS, encoded by the coding sequence ATGCGTAATCTGTGCTATGCTGCGTTGTTCGCGATGGTAGTTGAGGTAACTCCGCTTCATGCGTCGATCTACGGAACCATGTCGAATTTCGATACGTACAACGAGACTGAGTTCGAAGCCTATGGTGCTGAGATCGAACTCGAAGACATTCATCTTGGCGACCTTAGTCGTACGTTCCCCTCCAACTACGACTCCGAGGTCATCACCGAGTACAACGATGGCAACCTGTTTGGTACCCGCATCGTCTACTCTGGTTACAACTTTGATAATAGTGGCTTCTTAGCCCCGACGGTCGGCCAGTCGACGAATGGCCATGCGTGTGTCGCAACCGCTGGGTGTGAGCACTTTGGCTTCTCGGTAGTTGGCAACCAACCCACAGCTGCTCGTTTTTACTGGCTCGATGCCGATGGGAATCGCATCGGCAATCAGCCCGCGCCGATTCCGATGCCTACTTGGAACTACATGCCAGGAGTAAACGGTGCTCCGAATCGGCTGCAGGCGGAAGTCGAAGTCGAGGTGATCGAACAGCAGCCTGATTCCATTTGGATGAAGGTCTACAAAACCGAGATCGAACGAGCGGTCGATCTGGCCGAGTTGATGTCCGACAACGGCATCGTGCCTGATAGCATCGGTGAAACCGAAACGGAATGGGAGTTGCTAGAAGGTGGAGTCATGGACGCTGCCGAGGATGAACTTGGCGATGGCGTTCACGCGGTGATTCGCCGTTACGAGTACTACGAATATACCGGCCCGTACGATGAAGAACACGAACCGACTTCGATCTTCCTCGACCAGGATCTGCCGGAACCACCCGAAGGCGAACTGGGCCAGTTCATCGCAGCCAACATGGTTGCCGCCAACCTGGAAGCCCCCGCCCGCACCCACGGCGACTTCAATGGCGACGGAAAAGTCGACCTGGCTGACTATACCGTGTGGCGCGACTCGCTAGGTTCGGAGCTTGAGTACGAAGCCGATGCTAACGACGATGGCATGATCGATAGCGACGACTATTCCGTATGGCGTACCAACTATGGTCGCGGGATTGCCGACAATGCAGCCGCGGTGAACGCGGTGCCCGAGCCCTCGGCTCTGGCCATGGTGCTGTTGGGAGGTGCCGCACTGCTAACGCTTCGTCATCGAACCAAGCGTCGTAGCAATTCGCCAACGCTTGTGTACCTGCCATCGTAA
- a CDS encoding alkaline phosphatase: MNYSVLELWILLMRSEPRCYQLPTFCVVLVMLLASSGQVARAAEPEGAAKHVIVIGVDGLAPFGISSANTPALDRLCEQGASTMHARAVMPTSSSSNWASMIMGAGPEQHGITSNEWERNRFEIAPVVKGSEGIYPTMFSAVRKGLPTSAIGVFHDWGGFGRLVESESCDLVVDADGPVDAIDRSTEFWNSRNPSLLFIHLDHVDHAGHAEGWGSPDYVQAVQLADRLINQVVTVVEKTGHKSDTVVIVTSDHGGVDKGHGGSTMAEIEIPWIAWGAGIRTGVELKKPVNTYDTAATVLRLLDVPAPACWVGRPVTEALSQSKQSEDDAAPSEPVAVE; the protein is encoded by the coding sequence ATGAATTACTCTGTCCTCGAACTCTGGATCCTACTCATGCGAAGCGAACCACGCTGCTACCAGTTGCCGACATTCTGCGTAGTCTTGGTGATGCTGCTTGCAAGCAGCGGGCAAGTTGCTCGTGCGGCAGAACCCGAAGGTGCTGCCAAGCATGTGATCGTGATTGGAGTCGACGGTTTAGCTCCGTTTGGCATCAGCTCGGCGAACACTCCGGCGCTCGACCGTTTGTGCGAACAGGGGGCGTCGACCATGCACGCTCGCGCGGTGATGCCTACGAGTAGTAGCTCGAACTGGGCATCGATGATCATGGGGGCTGGCCCTGAACAGCACGGAATTACTTCGAACGAGTGGGAGCGGAATCGTTTCGAGATCGCCCCGGTCGTGAAAGGCTCCGAAGGTATCTATCCAACCATGTTCAGTGCGGTGCGAAAGGGGTTGCCTACGAGTGCGATTGGAGTGTTCCACGATTGGGGTGGTTTCGGCCGTTTAGTGGAGAGCGAGTCGTGCGACTTGGTAGTCGACGCTGACGGCCCAGTCGATGCGATCGACCGCAGCACGGAGTTCTGGAACTCGCGAAATCCCTCGCTGTTGTTCATCCACTTAGACCATGTGGACCACGCTGGCCATGCCGAAGGGTGGGGATCGCCCGACTACGTCCAGGCGGTGCAGTTGGCAGACCGTTTGATCAACCAGGTGGTCACCGTTGTCGAGAAAACTGGTCACAAGAGCGATACCGTAGTGATCGTGACCTCCGACCACGGCGGCGTCGACAAGGGCCATGGCGGCTCGACGATGGCCGAGATTGAGATTCCGTGGATCGCCTGGGGAGCCGGCATCCGCACCGGAGTCGAGCTGAAGAAGCCCGTGAATACCTACGACACCGCAGCAACAGTACTGCGGTTGCTCGACGTTCCGGCACCAGCGTGTTGGGTAGGCCGCCCGGTTACTGAAGCCCTTTCTCAGTCGAAGCAAAGCGAAGACGACGCAGCTCCGTCTGAGCCAGTCGCGGTGGAATAG
- a CDS encoding RNA polymerase sigma factor, whose product MPSEDSSPMPPTSTTTDSSLLRRFQRGEQDAATEIYTRYARRLQALAAKQTGVDLKSRFDPEDVVQSVFRTFFRRAAAGYYDVPPGEELWRLLLVLSLHKVRDLAVHHRAQKRDVGKTWSVEESDAGHTAPAPDDHLAYESLRQVVDELIHGMPESNRQIVELRIEGFEIGEIATKTGRAKRTIERTLQQFRERLRRLIDAEST is encoded by the coding sequence ATGCCTTCAGAAGATTCATCGCCGATGCCGCCGACGAGCACGACCACCGATAGTTCGTTGCTGCGGAGATTCCAGCGAGGCGAGCAGGACGCTGCAACCGAGATTTACACTCGCTACGCCCGACGGCTCCAGGCCCTGGCAGCGAAGCAAACAGGGGTCGACTTGAAGTCCCGTTTCGACCCCGAAGATGTCGTGCAATCGGTGTTTCGCACCTTCTTCCGCCGCGCGGCGGCCGGATACTACGATGTTCCGCCTGGCGAAGAATTGTGGCGGTTGCTGCTAGTTTTGTCGCTACACAAAGTACGAGACTTGGCCGTGCACCACCGCGCCCAAAAACGCGACGTCGGCAAAACATGGTCGGTAGAAGAATCGGACGCCGGCCACACCGCCCCCGCGCCCGACGATCACCTGGCCTACGAAAGCCTGCGTCAGGTGGTGGACGAGTTGATTCATGGCATGCCAGAGTCGAATCGGCAGATCGTGGAATTGCGAATCGAAGGTTTTGAGATTGGCGAGATTGCGACCAAGACAGGTCGGGCCAAGCGGACGATCGAGCGTACGCTGCAACAATTCCGTGAGCGACTGCGACGATTAATCGATGCGGAGTCTACCTAG